TGGGAGACTCGTACACGTACGGGTGGGGGGTCGACCTGCAGGACACATGGGTGAAACGGCTCGAGGCCCGCTTTCGCGAACAGGGCCGAAATATCGAGTTCCTGAATCTTGGCCGGCCGGGGGCGTGTCCCAAAGACTATGCCATGCTCGCCGAAAGAGCGTTGCCTCTCTTGAAACCCGACCTCGTGATTGTGGCCGCCCTGCAGATTGATGACATCGACCAGTGTGTCGACGCTAACGTTGGGGTCGATGATTCCGAGATGCAAGACATCGCCCAGGCCGAATGGGGGCGCTGGGCGCGGCCCGTGGCTGCTCTCGCAAGCGGCATGCGCTTCCTGTACCCGAACATTTCCCGGAAGGTTGCTTTGAAACTCGGCAGAAGCCAGGCAAAGTCTTCTCAGGCGCAGGAGGGCGTCGACCTCAACGAATTGTGGAAACGGCAGGCCGCCGAGACCCTGAACAAGCTCGACGGGCCGGCAAAGGAAAGGTTCGAAGCGTTAGATCCCAGGCTCCAGCAGGCGTTCCGGGAAGTGAAGCTGCACCCGCACCTGATGCTGGGAATACTTTTGGGGCCTCGAAGCGGCGCCCCCCTTTACCTGGAGCCCAAGAGCGAGGAAATGCAGAAGCGCATAGCCCGTTGCGGGGGGTACCTGGCACGCGTCCGGCAAGCCGCGGCGGCGCAGGGGGCCGGTTGCGTGGTCATTGCCGTGCCCTATCCCTTCGTGGTATCGGCCGAAAACTTGAAGGCGCACATCGAATTGGGCGGGCAGCATGACGAGAAGGAACTGACTTCCGGCGCGGCGGACGAAGCACTTGCTCAAGCGTGCGACATTGCTGGACTACCTTTCCATAGCGTGACGGCGGAGTTTCGGGAACAGGCCCCCAACCGCCAGCTCTATTTCAAGTATGACGGCCACTTCACAGCTGACGGACACGCGTATTTCGAGGAATGTGTGGCGCCTGTCCTTGAGCGTCTTCTGAACGAACGGTGAAGCCGGCTCCCGCGCTGCGCCCTCCTCTGATTCGCCCTATTTCGCGAATCGGTACACGCCGGGGGCCGCCAAGGCAAACCGCGGACCCGTCTCGCCGCCCTCGCTTCGCCAGCCAGAAGGAAGTTCGAGCCACAGCGGCGGGTCCGGGGGAACATCCTTCACCCTGATGGTTAGCGCTGTGTTCGTTGCAAGCACGTCCAGGCTCACGCGGCGGTATAACAGGTTGGCTACGCCCATTTCGGGGCATGCTTCGGGAAGCCGCGGCTCGATGCGCAATGCCTCCGCGCCGGGGTCGAGCCCCAGAAATCCGTAGATGACGATAGATGGCATCAGGCTGCTCTCGAAGAACTCGAAATCGATGCCGAGTCCGCCGGCCGTGCCGCCTCCCTGGAGCGTGGTGCCGCGCTGNNNNNNNNNNNNNNNNNNNNNNNNNNNNNNNNNNNNNNNNNNNNNNNNNNNNNNNNNNNNNNNNNNNNNNNNNNNNNNNNNNNNNNNNNNNNNNNNNNNNCCATAGTCATGGGCCTGGCCGTTCTTGTCGATGACCGCGGAGAACCGCCCGGTTTCAGGATTCCAGAACATGCGGTTGGCCAAGTCCTTCACGTCCGCCGCGTGCCGGTCCAGCGCCTCGGGCTCAAACGCCAGTGCCCCGCCAGGCACGCCCCACCCGGGGTTGGCCCGAAGCGCGTCCTCAAGTCTGCTCATGACGAGAAGCGACGCAAAGTACTGGTTCGTGGCGTAAAGGTCGTCCCAGCCGAAAGGGAGGAGGTCCCAGTAGTTGCTGCCAATACCCTGACCGTAGTGGATGATCTTCTTGCCGTCGGGCATGAGTTCGAGTCCCGAGATCCCGGTATGGCCGGTCCATTCGTTTCGGATGCGGTCGTGTGTCTGGCCGCCCATGGTGGTTGCCTGGTAGCGCAACGCCCGGCGCATGTCGTTAATGACGGTGCGCAGGAACGCGAGGTCGCGGTTCCACCGGAAATAGTTCCAGCACGCCAAGATGTAGATTGGGTTGTTGATGGTGTGGCGGGTGTCATAGACGGTGAAGAACGAATCAATGTTGAATTCCACGCCGGATTCGCCGGGCGCGAGGGCGATGCGGATACGCTTGATCTCGCCATCCCACTGGGGGTGCGTGTGCATGGTGATCATCGAATGGGTAGAGCCGGTGGCATGCTCGTAATCGGGATTCCCCGAGTCGAATCCGAAATACACGCGGCGTGCCGCACTGAAGGCGTCGTCTTCCTTGCGCATCCACTCGACATAGGGCAGTTGCCCGTGCAGCGGGGCCCCTGAACGGGTCCAGCGCAACTGCAGAAACGGGGCGTTGAAGGCCATGATGCGCGGCCCTTCCGGCGTTACGATCATGGGCGATGAGCCCGTAGAGGTCAGACGCCACTTCTTGTCTGCAATGCCCTGGGATTCGCAGTTGATGAGTTCCCATCCGTCGAGGGCCTTCTGGCGTGCGAACGGCGAATCAGGATGGTTGCGGAGCGAGTCCCACACCCAGCCCGGTCCGTCGTCCTGAAAATACCAGCCCGCGCCGAAGCCGTCGGGCCCGGTTGGTCCCTGGGTCCACATGGGGAAGGGCCATCCTTGCTCATGGGCATGCGAGAAGTGCTGGAACGTCCACACGTAGCCGTCCGGATTGAGCCGAATAGCGAGAAGGTCGCCGCGCTGAATGTCTTGAATGGGCGCGGGCCAGCCGGGATGCACCGCCCCGCCCATCCATTCGTCGGAAGTGGTCAAGTATTCCTTGTTGAACAGCACCGGCGAATGGCCGAGACGCGTGCTGAAATGGTGCCAGAGATACCGGTTAAGCAAGGCCGCGTCTTCATCGTGGCCCGCGAAGTGAAACCGGGGAAACTCCGCGGGGACGTTGTCGGCCAGGTCCGCCGGGGGCGTGAAGAGAGGCGATGCTTCTTCCGCGACAGCCACTCCCGAGGCCAGACCGACAAAGACCGTTGCAGCCACAAAACAAAATGAACGCGCCATGGGCAGAATCCTCCCCCCGCACTCTGGATGTTTGGCAGGGGCAATGTCAATCGGACTTGAATGAAGGGCGAAGGGGAGGGATGCGGGGCTGACGTCTGGCGCTCCCATGAGGAAGTCAATTGTGAATGGAGGCGATGGAGACCTAGCGGTCGGAAGAGTGGCCCGGTCAGGAGACCGTGCCACAGCGGAGGAGACTGTGGCACAGCGGAGTGGGCAAGGCGATGTTCAGAATAAGACGCTATCTCTTGATTGCCGCTGGGCAGAGCAAGCACGCAAACAAGCGGAACAAACGACAGGCCCTGCCACGTCATCTTCACTCGCATCGAGTTTCCTGCGCTTGTCCGTCCTGGTACCTCAAGAACGCCCTGCCCGCAAGAGGAAACCTGTGCGGCAAGAACACATTCAACCATCACTCGGGATAGGCCATGACCTCGACCAGGTGGCGTCCGGTATTGGCGGAGTTGCTTGTCTGGGTCACGCGAATGAAGCGCGCTTCGCGCGGCGGGAAAACGCAGGTGTATCCCGAGCGGGTGGACTCAGCGGCGTTGTCTCTGCGGTCCGCGGCGATCTCCCATGTTTCTCCATCGGAGGATGTCTCGACCAGGAATCCGTAGTGCCGGGTGTCGCCATAGTAGCCGACAACGACGACGCGTCCGACAGAGGTGGGCATCCCGAGGTCAACCTGCCACCAGGCAGGTTCAGGCCCGATCCCGGCGTCGGTTGCCCAGTACCGCTCGGTGTTGCGGGTTCGCCCGTCATTGGCGAACTCGGCCGGGTACTGCGGAAGGGCGTGCGAGCACGAAACCGGTTTGCCGGTGGTCAGACTGACGGCGTCGGGTTCCCCGCGTTTGGCGAGGCGCGGTCCGTAGACTTCATGCACCCGGCGCGCCTCGGGTATCGGGTCGCCCACGGGTTCGGCCGGGTACGGTTCCCGTCCGTGCAGCCACTCGTTTTCAAAACGGAGGACGTCTTCCTTGAACCGCTGCTGGCTGAACGCGTTTCCGTCCTCGAGATCGGCCCTCAGATGGTCCACGAAGAGCTCGTACCGTTTCAGATAGAATCCCCGCAGCAATCCCGACCATTGTTTCTGGGCGTATTCGTTGAGGTGTCCGCCCGGATTATCCCATGAGGTGATCTGGATACGGGCGTTATACTCGTAATGCTGCTGCTCGGCCTCGTTCGTTGCCCAGCGGCTGGCGTCGGCAAGCCATCTGCCGAGCAGGAACTCCTGCCGGGTGGCCAGCAACGTGTCCAAATCGCGGATCAACGTCAGGAATCGTTCTGCCGCATCGCGAAACTCTTCGGGGCTTCTTTCGCGGTAGGCTTGAAGCATATCGGCGTGGGCGTCAGCGCTGTACAGCGCCAATATCTCGCGGGTGACGTCCACGAGATCGTGCTGGTAAGTATCCTGGTTTCCCAGGGCATCGGCGCACGCCAGCAAACGCCCCCACGCATCATAGAGCGACTTCAGCGAAGCTTCCGGCAGGCCGCCGGGCCAGTCGGACACGTTGGGCCGTGCGCAAACCACGGGGGCGTAGGGGCCTGTCCGGCGGTACAGGCTTTCCTCGATGAGCCGCCACGCTTCGCTGGCCTCGGGCAGGGCTTTCCCGTATCTGCGCCGCGCGTAGTCCGTCACCCACGAGTCGACGCCGGGGGCGTCCTCGCGCCAGGCCATCTCCGTGAAGAGGTCGTAATAGACCGGGTTATTCTCGATTCCCTCCATGATAAGGCCAAGTCCAACCAGTTTGCGGCGTGCGGGGTCGTTGCGGGCCGCGGCTGTGGCGGACGCGATGTCCCGGAGATTGCCAAACATCCCATCGCGGCGCCCGAAACTGTGGACCACGCTCCACACCCAGGGTTTGCCGTAGAACGCTTCGGTCTTTGTCCATGCGGGATTGACGTCGCAGAACAGGTCGAGCACCACCATGCGCTCGTCGGGCACGGCCGTGAGCAGGGCCCGGGTTTGCGGCGGCTTCCAGAAATCGGGGGCGTTGACGAAGATCCACCCTTGCATGACCCACACCGCATCCGGGTCCGCGGCCTTCATGGCATCGTATACGCCCCTTCCCATGGCGGCAAGGAATTCGGGGTCGGAACTGGGCGGCCGCATCTCGATGAACGTGTCGGCGGCATAAAAGTGGTCGGTTCCGAACTGCCGTGTCTGTTCCTCGACGAACGCCTTGCCGATCTCAACAAACCGGGGATCCCGCGGATCGACAAACCAGGTTCCCGGAAACCCGCACCAGCTCGGCAATTGCTGGAGTTTCACGTCCGGGTAGATGCGCGTGATGGCCTCGGGAACATGCCCCGTGAACCCCTGCAGCACGGGGGTCATGCCCAGTTCGCGCTCGCGTTCGACAATGCGCTTCTGCAGTGCCAGGTGCCGGTCGAGCCATGCCTGGGACGAGGGGCCGCACCAGCCGTCCATGCATCCCATCCATCCGAAAGGCAGAAAAGCTGGGCCGACGAAGAAGGCATCGAGCTCGCTGCCGGTGAACCCCATGTTTCGATAGACGGTCTGCCAGATGGCTTCCTGGCCGGTCACCGACAGGGGCATGTTGATGCCGTTCAGGGCCATCCAGTCGACCTCGCGTTCCCAGCGTTCCCAGTCCCACCACGCCATGGAATAGGAGAACGTGCAGTAGTTGAAGTAATAGCGGTATTTGTAAGGGCTCACGTGCCGGAACGGGGCCGCGTCCGGCAAAGGCTCCGGCAGCGCCAGTTGGTTCCCGCACCAGGATACGTGGCATTGGCACGGGTACTTGAGGTACCAGTGGAGTCCGGAAGCCATGGCAACGCCGCTTGACCCGCGTACGGTAACCCGCCCCGCGCTTGCCTCGACCTCGAAGACATCGCGGCCGTTGTCGGGGAGTATGGTCTCGAAGGCGAACGCCTTCGCGCGGTCCCCTAGAAGGCGCGCGGCGAGACCCGCCACAGCGTCCTCGGGCGAGGATTCTGCCGGGGATGCGGTACCGATTGCGATAGCTGCCCACGCAACAATGGCCATCACAAGTGACTGGTGCATTCGTGACATATCTGTCTCCCTCCACGTTCACTCTGGTGGGCGAAGGAAGGCGTTGTCAACCCAGGAGGCCCCCAGCGTGGGGCTTGTCACGCGGGAAACCAGATGCTAGATTCGTGGGGAGGCAACGCTGTTCTTGTCATAACAGGCAGACCCTGGGAATCAAGGGGAACAGAACAATGAGTGGTCCGGTGCGCCTTCTGCCGGGAGAGCGCGAAGATTTGCACCCTCGTCCCACGTACGCGATACCCATCACGCTGCTCGTTTGCGGGCTCGGACTGTCGGGGATGGAATATTACTCGATTGTGCACGATGGTCTTATAGAGGTTACGTGTTTGTTCATCATTCCCGGGGCGCTGCTTTTGGGAGTCATCGGAATTATCGACCCTCGCGTGCCGAGTTCGATCTTGCCCAACTCTTACGGGTACCCGCTGCATCTGAAGGTCATCGCTAACGGCTGCTGGGTTATAAGTTTGCTGGCAGGCGGTGTCCTGTATTACTTCTTCGTTGCGTAAGACGGGCCGGTTTTCAAAGGCCGTCAGTACTGCGTCTGCGTGCCCATGAACATGCCGGCAACCTTCCACGCTTTGGCGGATTTGACCAGGAACGCGGTGAACCGGTAGTCGCCGAGACCGAACACGACGTTGGGCGCTTTCCATTTGCCGGTTACGACCGTGATGGTTCCGTTGGTAACGGCGTGGATCTCGGACATCTCAGAAATCTCGGGCCGGCCCACTTCAATGGCGTAGCGCGCCATGGTGAGATAGTGTTCGGGGTCCACGTAGAGAAACAGCTCCATGCCGCCCTTGCCCATAATGCTCAGGAACGGCTCCGGATAGAGGTACCTGCGCAGATCGGTCATCTGGCCTTCCCGGACCACCCGCTCCCATTCCTTCACCACCATCACGGCATCCCGGGCGGCTTCAGCGGGAAGCAGCTGGTCCGCGGGGAAAATGCAGAGGGCGGTAAGACGATACGCTCCACCGGGACCGTCGGGAAGGGCCGTGAAGGCAGCCAGCCAATGCTCGTTACCGGGGCCCTCAAGAATGGCCCGGCCGGTGGTCAGTTCGCGGGCGCTTTCAAATACGCGGAACGTAGCGGCCGTGCCCGCGGGCAAAGCGAACGCGGCGGACGCGTCAGGATTGTGTCTGAGATTGTCGCGGCGGACGACAGTATAGCTTCCATCGCCCTTGCCTGCTATCGCAAGCGAACCAAGAGGCGAAAACAGCGACCACAGGGGCGGAGTCTGGGTTGTCAGGGAGGTTTCGATCTGGCCGAGAAGGGTTTCAAGACCCTCGCGTTCCTCGGGAAACACCTGAGCGCACGCGCAGGCGCCCACGTCGCCGACAAGTACCAGAACAAGAGCAGTTCGCAGCATGGCGCGCGCTCCTATGGTTGCGGGACCGGGTTGTTGGTTGCCAGGGCGGACATCAGGGCAGTTGCGGCGTCGCCGGTTGCCACCAGGTAGACCGGGCTGCGTACCGCCTCCGTTGGCAGCGCAGCAGGATTGCCCCAGCGGTCGTAACAGGCCACGCCTTCGGGAATCGCCTGCGGCAGGGGCTCGGGGTCCAATCCGTTCGCGTGCAACACCACTACCGTGCTGGGCCCTTTCGCATAAGGCCGGTCATGAGACTGGGCAAACACGTGCGCGCTGATGTCGTGGTCTGGCAAGAGCCGTTCGACGTAGTCCGCGCCGTCAACGAAATGCGCGAGGGCGGCCAATGTGAGGTGAAGAGGACGCAACAACGGCCCGGGCTCAACGATCATGTGCGTCGAATAGCCGTGGTGCGTGTAGTTATGGACCGAGTACGCAAAGAATCGTTGGACGTCCGAGGCGATGGTCGTCAGGTACATCCGCGCGTACTGGTCGGCGCACCACGACCAGTCGCCGGTGAGCACGGGTTCTGCGAAGGAGAAGAAGGAACCGTGGAAGATCGTCACGTCGGGTCCGCCCTCGCTGAACATAAGAGGTTTGGGTTGGCCGTATTGCTCCTGGGCATTTCGCAGACGCTTTGCGATGCGGTCGATGGGGTCGTTGGGGTAGCCGTGCATGCTGGGGTCGTAGCGGTGGAACGACAGCACGTCATAGTAGTCATACGCCCCGGCGGCGAGGGTCATGGCGTCCCAGTAAG
This window of the Candidatus Hydrogenedentota bacterium genome carries:
- a CDS encoding SGNH/GDSL hydrolase family protein gives rise to the protein GDSYTYGWGVDLQDTWVKRLEARFREQGRNIEFLNLGRPGACPKDYAMLAERALPLLKPDLVIVAALQIDDIDQCVDANVGVDDSEMQDIAQAEWGRWARPVAALASGMRFLYPNISRKVALKLGRSQAKSSQAQEGVDLNELWKRQAAETLNKLDGPAKERFEALDPRLQQAFREVKLHPHLMLGILLGPRSGAPLYLEPKSEEMQKRIARCGGYLARVRQAAAAQGAGCVVIAVPYPFVVSAENLKAHIELGGQHDEKELTSGAADEALAQACDIAGLPFHSVTAEFREQAPNRQLYFKYDGHFTADGHAYFEECVAPVLERLLNER
- a CDS encoding alpha-N-acetylglucosaminidase TIM-barrel domain-containing protein; this translates as MSRMHQSLVMAIVAWAAIAIGTASPAESSPEDAVAGLAARLLGDRAKAFAFETILPDNGRDVFEVEASAGRVTVRGSSGVAMASGLHWYLKYPCQCHVSWCGNQLALPEPLPDAAPFRHVSPYKYRYYFNYCTFSYSMAWWDWERWEREVDWMALNGINMPLSVTGQEAIWQTVYRNMGFTGSELDAFFVGPAFLPFGWMGCMDGWCGPSSQAWLDRHLALQKRIVERERELGMTPVLQGFTGHVPEAITRIYPDVKLQQLPSWCGFPGTWFVDPRDPRFVEIGKAFVEEQTRQFGTDHFYAADTFIEMRPPSSDPEFLAAMGRGVYDAMKAADPDAVWVMQGWIFVNAPDFWKPPQTRALLTAVPDERMVVLDLFCDVNPAWTKTEAFYGKPWVWSVVHSFGRRDGMFGNLRDIASATAAARNDPARRKLVGLGLIMEGIENNPVYYDLFTEMAWREDAPGVDSWVTDYARRRYGKALPEASEAWRLIEESLYRRTGPYAPVVCARPNVSDWPGGLPEASLKSLYDAWGRLLACADALGNQDTYQHDLVDVTREILALYSADAHADMLQAYRERSPEEFRDAAERFLTLIRDLDTLLATRQEFLLGRWLADASRWATNEAEQQHYEYNARIQITSWDNPGGHLNEYAQKQWSGLLRGFYLKRYELFVDHLRADLEDGNAFSQQRFKEDVLRFENEWLHGREPYPAEPVGDPIPEARRVHEVYGPRLAKRGEPDAVSLTTGKPVSCSHALPQYPAEFANDGRTRNTERYWATDAGIGPEPAWWQVDLGMPTSVGRVVVVGYYGDTRHYGFLVETSSDGETWEIAADRRDNAAESTRSGYTCVFPPREARFIRVTQTSNSANTGRHLVEVMAYPE